In the Helianthus annuus cultivar XRQ/B chromosome 11, HanXRQr2.0-SUNRISE, whole genome shotgun sequence genome, one interval contains:
- the LOC118484170 gene encoding uncharacterized protein LOC118484170 has translation MAIVTSARASVLVNGSPTQEFSCSRGLRQGDPLCSFLFVLAMEALTGVMKKARTERNFQGSSISSNGPPLSHFLYADDVIFAGEWWYQNVVNLKRLLRCFYLTTGLPVNLKESSLYGVGVEDTHVQIMANVIGCMRGEFPVKYLGLQVGANMNLIKKWDSVVEVFKKGLLFWRANTLSFGGHFGLVRFKRAPDILFLIIQSSSLGY, from the coding sequence ATGGCAATAGTGACATCGGCACGTGCATCGGTTCTTGTTAATGGCTCCCCGACTCAAGAGTTTTCATGTTCGAGGGGTTTGCGACAAGGTGATCCGTTATGTTCTTTCCTATTCGTGCTTGCCATGGAAGCGTTAACTGGTGTAATGAAGAAAGCTCGCACTGAAAGAAATTTTCAAGGTTCGTCTATTTCTTCTAATGGACCTCCTTTATCACACTTCCTCTATGCTGATGACGTGATTTTTGCGGGCGAGTGGTGGTATCAAAATGTGGTGAACCTAAAACGCCTTCTTAGATGCTTCTATCTCACTACGGGGCTTCCGGTAAATCTAAAAGAAAGTAGCCTTTATGGGGTTGGTGTGGAGGATACACATGTACAAATTATGGCGAATGTGATAGGATGCATGAGAGGGGAATTTCCGGTTAAATATTTGGGATTACAAGTAGGGGCAAACATGAACCTAATTAAAAAATGGGATTCGGTTGTGGAGGTCTTCAAAAAAGGGCTATTATTTTGGAGGGCAAATACGTTATCCTTTGGTGGCCACTTTGGTCTGGTCCGTTTTAAACGCGCTCCCGACATATTATTTCTCATTATACAAAGCTCCAGTTTGGGTTATTAA